ACCATTGTCCGCTTCGTCAACTTGGCCTGTCGCCGGATCGGCCTCGGCCTGAAGCACGATCCTGCATTGGAGTTGATCGCAACCAAAGAGGCTGAGGTCCTTGATCTCAGCAGTTTCCAGATCGCAGAACTTGAAGCGTTGCTTGAAGAATCACGGGAAGCCGTGTTTGAGTGACTCTCGTCCAACGGACGTTCAGGCGTCCGCTCACATGATGGTGCCGCACGCCATGTCTTTACCCACCCTCCGGGGGTATCTTAAACTTCTTCGGCCGGCACAATGGCTGAAAAACCTGATGATCTTCTTTCCTCCCTTTCTGGGAGGAACGTTCTTCCTGGCCGTTATTCGTCCAACCGCGCTGATCCCGTTCCTCTCCTTCTGTCTGGCGTCAAGCGCCACCTACATCCTCAATGATCTTCTGGACATGGAAAACGATCGCAACCATCCCGAAAAGAGATGCCGACCGTTGCCGTCCGGCCGGATATCGCCTCTTTCCGCCCGTGTGCTTGCCTTTACTCTTGCCGTTGCCGCCATAGCCGTTGCCTGGAGGGTATCCCTACCGTTCCTGTCGTTTCTGCTGCTTTACGGCGCTGTCTCCAGCGCCTATTCCATCAAATTGAAAGAGTATGCGCTGGTCGATATCTTTTGCATATCGGCCGGATTCCTGCTGCGGCTCGAAGCCGGGGGCGCCGCTTTCGGGGTAACGATCTCGGAGTGGCTTTTCCTGAGTGTGTTTCTGCTGGCGGTATTCCTCAGCACCGGCAAGCGCCTCAGCGAAAAGAACCGCCTGGGGGAGACTGCTGCCAGCCACCGCAGGGCGCTGGTCGCCTATCCTGAGGGCTTTTTGGACGGGACCATGTATATGACCGGAGGTGCGGTGCTGGTCACCTATACCCTCTATGTCATCTCGCGCCACTCTGCGCTGCTCCTCTACACGGTCCCGCTCTGCTGTTTCGGCTTATTGCGCTATATCCTCCGGGTACAGTCAGGAAAAGGGGGCGATCCGACCGAGTCGCTGCTTCGGGATATGCAGCTCTTTATCGTCGGGCTTGTCTGGGCGGTGATGGTGGGGTGGGGGGTGTACGCACCATGAGGCGGCTTTTGCTCACATGGTTGTACAAGGTATTCCCGTTTGATTTGCGGGGGGACTGTCCCGTACCACCAGCAAGAGATAATATTAGAATATCCTGTATTATCAATTTCTACGGCCGGCTCGACCTGCTTTCCGGCATTCTCCATTCCCTTGCCCAGCAGCGCTACCCCAGGGAACGGTTCGAAGTAGTCCTGGTGGAGGACCAAAACGGCACGGATGGCGGCAGAGACATGGCGGAACGTTTTACAGAGCAGCTCCAGATCGTCTACCTCCCCCTCGACGCGAATTTCGGAAAAATGGGCTATTCGAGGAACTTCGGCCTGTCGAGGACCCGGGGCGAGATCGTGCTGTTCCTTGACGACGATACCGTCATATTGCAGCAGGATTTTCTCACGGTTCTCGACGACCGATTCGGGCGGGATGCCGGCCCGGATGCCGTGGTGCCCCATGGCCACGCCGGTTTCTCACTGGTCCGGGGCCACTACGGCTTCCATGATCCCTATTTCATGACCAGCCGCTGTACCGCCTATCGCCGGGAGGTCCTGGCGGAGTTGGGCGGGTTCATGGCCCACTTCGTGGGGCAGGAGGACGTGGAGTTCGTCGTCAGGTTTCTCATGGCGGGCAAGCGCTCCGAGAACGTCCCGGAACTGAACTATTTTCATCCGCCGCTCCTGGTCCCCAATTTCCGCAAGCCACGATCCGTGGGACACTCGTTCTATGGCTTGCGATCAAGATACCCCTTGCCGATCTGGCTCATAATCATCCTCAACTGCTCCCGCCATGCGCCCCTGTACCTGCTTCCCATGAGGCGATGCCGGGAGATGGGGCGTTTCGGCATCGGCTTTTTTACCGGGGTGGTTGTTTCCCTTTTCAAAAAGGAAGGCTTTCAGTACAATTGAGGCGATGGATCAATCTGAAATCATTATAAAGCCCGGTATGGGCGCACTCCACTACTGGCGCGATATCTGGCGCTACCGGGAGCTTTTCTTCTTTCTGGCGTGGCGTGATATCCTGGTGCGTTACAAACAGACCGCTATCGGTATCGCCTGGAGCGTGCTGCGGCCACTCTTGACCATGGTGGTCTTCACCATTGTCTTCGGCAAACTGGCCAAGCTTCCCTCGAACGGCGTCCCCTATCCGATCATGGTCTATGCGGCCATGCTGCCGTGGCAGTTCTTTGCCAACTCCCTCACCGAGAGCAGCAATTCATTGATCGACAACGCAAACCTGCTCACCAAAGTTTATTTCCCCCGCCTGATCGTCCCGGCCGGCTCGGTCATTGTCAGCATGGTGGATTTCCTTATCTCCGCCGTCATCCTAGCCGGGTTGATGGTCTGGTACCGTTTCGTCCCCGACATGAGAATTCTCTTCTTGCCTGCATTCTTCGTGATGGCGTTCATGGCTTCCTTCGGCGCCGGGCTGTGGCTCTCGGCGCTCAACGTGCAGTATCGCGACTTCCGCTACGTGGTGCCGTTCCTGGTGCAGTTCGGGCTCTACATCTCCCCGGTCGGCTTTTCCAGCGCCATCGTCCCCGAGGAGTGGCGTTTCCTGTACTTCCTCAACCCCATGGTCGGCGTTATCGATGGTTTCCGCTGGGCGCTCCTGGGCGATGCCTTTCCGGTCAACTGGCCCGGCTTCGCTCTTTCATCCGTTCTGGTCGTCCTGATCCTTGCCGGCGGAGTCTTCTACTTCCGCCGCATGGAACGCAGCTTCGCGGACGTGGTGTAGCCGGATGTCTACAGTTATTACCGTTGAAAACCTCGGCAAGAAATACCTCCTGCAGCATCAGGCCGGCAAACAGCCGTACGTGGCCCTGCGCGACGTGCTGAGCGACGGGGCGAGGAACCTCGGCCACAAACTGTTGGGGCGGGGCACGGCACCAACACGTGGTGCGGAACGGGAAGAGTTCTGGGCGCTCAAGGATGTTTCCTTCGAGGTCAAGCAGGGAGACCGGATCGGCATCATCGGCCGTAACGGCGCCGGAAAATCGACACTGCTGAAAATCCTCAGCCGCATCACCGAGCCGACCACCGGCAGCGTCCGCATCAAGGGGAGGGTGGCCAGCCTCCTGGAGGTGGGGACCGGTTTTCATCCCGAATTGACCGGCAGGGAGAACATCTATCTTAACGGTGCTATCCTTGGGATGAGCCGGGTGGAAATCAAGCAGAAGTTCGATGAGATCGTTGACTTTGCGGAGATTGAGAAATTTCTGGATACGCCGGTAAAGCGCTATTCTTCAGGGATGTACGTGAGGCTGGCCTT
The genomic region above belongs to Oryzomonas sagensis and contains:
- a CDS encoding decaprenyl-phosphate phosphoribosyltransferase; this translates as MSDSRPTDVQASAHMMVPHAMSLPTLRGYLKLLRPAQWLKNLMIFFPPFLGGTFFLAVIRPTALIPFLSFCLASSATYILNDLLDMENDRNHPEKRCRPLPSGRISPLSARVLAFTLAVAAIAVAWRVSLPFLSFLLLYGAVSSAYSIKLKEYALVDIFCISAGFLLRLEAGGAAFGVTISEWLFLSVFLLAVFLSTGKRLSEKNRLGETAASHRRALVAYPEGFLDGTMYMTGGAVLVTYTLYVISRHSALLLYTVPLCCFGLLRYILRVQSGKGGDPTESLLRDMQLFIVGLVWAVMVGWGVYAP
- a CDS encoding glycosyltransferase → MRRLLLTWLYKVFPFDLRGDCPVPPARDNIRISCIINFYGRLDLLSGILHSLAQQRYPRERFEVVLVEDQNGTDGGRDMAERFTEQLQIVYLPLDANFGKMGYSRNFGLSRTRGEIVLFLDDDTVILQQDFLTVLDDRFGRDAGPDAVVPHGHAGFSLVRGHYGFHDPYFMTSRCTAYRREVLAELGGFMAHFVGQEDVEFVVRFLMAGKRSENVPELNYFHPPLLVPNFRKPRSVGHSFYGLRSRYPLPIWLIIILNCSRHAPLYLLPMRRCREMGRFGIGFFTGVVVSLFKKEGFQYN
- a CDS encoding ABC transporter permease, which encodes MGALHYWRDIWRYRELFFFLAWRDILVRYKQTAIGIAWSVLRPLLTMVVFTIVFGKLAKLPSNGVPYPIMVYAAMLPWQFFANSLTESSNSLIDNANLLTKVYFPRLIVPAGSVIVSMVDFLISAVILAGLMVWYRFVPDMRILFLPAFFVMAFMASFGAGLWLSALNVQYRDFRYVVPFLVQFGLYISPVGFSSAIVPEEWRFLYFLNPMVGVIDGFRWALLGDAFPVNWPGFALSSVLVVLILAGGVFYFRRMERSFADVV